The Kordia sp. SMS9 genome window below encodes:
- a CDS encoding DUF1648 domain-containing protein: MNVIKTDKIMYANRPKIKIQLEPIDTILEATTAAILIALWMYVIISYSSLPETIPTHINYKGEVDGTGNKMLIWVLLGITTVITVGMHVLTRFPQIHNYMVNITEENAQHNYRLSSRMLRYVNLLTLLLLAYVCYAMIQKSFGDNFFMESAMTYLIIVYSVAMPIVLIVFMLKNQKAPK, translated from the coding sequence TTGAACGTAATAAAAACAGATAAAATAATGTATGCAAACAGACCAAAAATAAAAATTCAGTTAGAACCAATTGACACCATTTTAGAAGCTACCACAGCAGCGATTTTAATTGCTTTGTGGATGTATGTGATCATCTCCTACAGTTCGTTACCAGAAACAATTCCAACTCACATCAATTACAAAGGTGAAGTGGATGGAACAGGTAATAAAATGTTAATTTGGGTTTTACTCGGAATTACAACGGTCATCACTGTCGGAATGCATGTATTGACAAGGTTTCCACAGATTCATAATTATATGGTGAACATCACGGAAGAAAATGCGCAACACAATTACCGACTCAGCAGCCGCATGTTGCGCTACGTAAATCTACTAACCTTGTTATTACTTGCGTATGTGTGTTATGCGATGATTCAAAAGTCATTTGGAGACAACTTTTTTATGGAATCCGCCATGACCTATTTAATCATTGTATACTCCGTTGCAATGCCAATCGTACTAATTGTATTTATGTTGAAAAATCAAAAAGCGCCAAAATAA
- a CDS encoding DUF4177 domain-containing protein, producing the protein MKEYKVVKPSLGWKDRSEKLEEILNNHAKQGWELHTVTKHEGFIQVIFERNKNR; encoded by the coding sequence ATGAAAGAATATAAAGTCGTAAAACCAAGTTTAGGCTGGAAAGACCGAAGTGAAAAACTGGAAGAAATATTGAACAATCATGCAAAACAAGGTTGGGAACTGCATACAGTAACCAAGCATGAAGGTTTTATACAAGTTATCTTTGAACGTAATAAAAACAGATAA
- a CDS encoding Arc family DNA-binding protein: MAKKKAFALRLNEEMLKAIEKWAADEFRSTNGQIEWMLMQSLKNAKRAPKKRTDSSQQIPEE; encoded by the coding sequence ATGGCAAAAAAGAAAGCCTTTGCATTAAGATTGAATGAAGAAATGCTGAAAGCTATTGAAAAATGGGCTGCAGACGAATTTCGCAGTACCAATGGACAAATAGAATGGATGCTGATGCAAAGTTTAAAAAACGCAAAAAGAGCACCCAAAAAACGAACAGACAGTTCGCAGCAAATACCTGAAGAATAG